From one Gossypium hirsutum isolate 1008001.06 chromosome D08, Gossypium_hirsutum_v2.1, whole genome shotgun sequence genomic stretch:
- the LOC107908385 gene encoding dynamin-related protein 12A-like, with translation MSQHLETVIKSRIPGIQSLINKTIAELETELSRLGKPIAADAGGKLYTIMEICRIFYQNFREHLDGVRTGGDKVYNVFDNQLSAALKRLQFDRQLSMENIRKLIIEADGYQPHLIAPEQGYRRLIESTLVTIRGPAEAAVDATHSILKDLVHKAMSETPVYSHLCLYCSCTK, from the exons ATGTCTCAGCATTTGGAAACTGTTATCAAGTCTAGAATCCCTGGCATTCAGTCCCTTATTAATAAAACAATTGCTGAACTTGAAACCGAATTGAGTCGCCTTGGAAAGCCTATTGCAGCTGATGCGGGT GGGAAGTTGTACACAATTATGGAGATTTGCcgtattttttatcaaaatttcagaGAACATTTGGATGGGGT GCGTACTGGTGGTGATAAGGTTTACAATGTTTTCGACAACCAACTTTCTGCTGCTTTGAAAAGGTTGCAATTTGACAGGCAACTATCAATGGAGAATATTAGGAAGCTCATTATTGAAGCTGATGGCTATCAACCACATTTAATAGCTCCTGAACAAGGATACCGTCGTTTGATTGAATCTACTTTAGTTACTATCAGAGGTCCAGCTGAGGCTGCTGTTGATGCG ACTCATTCCATTCTGAAGGATCTGGTTCACAAGGCTATGAGTGAAACTCCGGTATATTCCCATCTTTGCTTATATTGTTCATGTACCAAATAA